In Planctomycetota bacterium, a single window of DNA contains:
- a CDS encoding ABC transporter permease, producing MLHVAMRMLFGDRSKYATLVAGLAFAALLMCQQGAIFLGLLTQATGPLQNIRQPDLWVADPGIQWISEYRALSDEKLARVRSVPGVRWAEPLFNAYAVTELPDNNFKRVQIIGIARTTLVGRPEEMIEGRVENLWQPDAIIVEENSAVLMGGVRMGDVIKINDQRAVVVGIARAKRGFESNGIIYTTFDNAVQFSPTGRETISYVLVKVKDGFDIAEVQSRISALGDVAAFTPGEFRARSTRFIIVATGIGVNFGITITLGFVVGLLLSAAIFYQFTLENLRSFAVLKAMGTSTLRLVGMVLMQALVVGVIGFGIGAGVAGLFTLLSRKADSDLSTYFPWPLLVGSFFATLLTIGVGSLLSIRRVITVSPGTVFSS from the coding sequence GTGCTCCACGTCGCGATGCGCATGCTCTTTGGTGATCGCTCCAAGTACGCCACGCTCGTGGCGGGCCTGGCGTTCGCCGCGTTGCTCATGTGCCAGCAGGGCGCGATCTTCCTGGGGCTGCTCACGCAGGCGACCGGCCCGCTCCAGAACATCCGCCAGCCGGACCTGTGGGTCGCCGACCCCGGCATCCAGTGGATCTCGGAGTACAGGGCGCTCTCCGACGAGAAGCTGGCGCGGGTGCGCAGCGTCCCGGGCGTCAGGTGGGCCGAACCCCTGTTCAACGCCTACGCCGTCACCGAGCTGCCCGACAACAACTTCAAGCGCGTGCAGATCATCGGCATCGCGCGCACGACGCTCGTCGGACGCCCCGAGGAGATGATCGAAGGACGCGTCGAGAACCTCTGGCAGCCCGACGCGATCATCGTCGAGGAGAACTCGGCGGTGCTGATGGGCGGCGTGCGCATGGGCGACGTCATCAAGATCAACGACCAGCGCGCGGTCGTCGTCGGCATCGCACGGGCCAAGCGCGGCTTCGAGAGCAACGGCATCATCTACACGACGTTCGACAACGCCGTGCAGTTCAGCCCCACGGGTCGCGAGACCATCAGCTACGTGCTCGTGAAGGTGAAGGACGGGTTCGACATCGCCGAGGTGCAATCACGCATCAGCGCGCTGGGCGACGTGGCGGCGTTCACGCCCGGCGAGTTTCGCGCGCGCTCCACACGGTTCATCATCGTCGCCACCGGCATCGGCGTGAACTTCGGCATCACCATCACGCTGGGCTTCGTCGTCGGGCTGCTGCTCTCCGCGGCGATCTTCTACCAGTTCACGCTCGAGAACCTCCGGTCCTTCGCCGTGCTGAAGGCGATGGGCACCTCCACCCTGCGTCTGGTGGGCATGGTGCTGATGCAGGCGCTGGTGGTGGGCGTCATCGGGTTCGGGATCGGCGCGGGGGTCGCGGGGCTGTTCACGCTGCTGTCGCGCAAGGCCGACAGCGACCTCTCGACGTACTTCCCCTGGCCCCTGCTCGTGGGGTCGTTCTTCGCGACGCTGCTGACCATCGGCGTGGGCAGCCTGCTGAGCATCCGCCGGGTGATCACGGTCTCGCCGGGCACGGTCTTCTCGTCGTAG